Genomic segment of uncultured Tolumonas sp.:
TATTTGTTGGGTATATATGGCAAACAGCCGGGTTTTCAATGGTTTTATTCCTGGCTGGATTACAAAACGTTTCGCAGACATTGGTAGAGGCGGCCAGAATTGATGGTGCCAGTCGATTTGAAATATTCAGATATGTCACACTGCCGGCATTAGTCCCAACCATCACTATTGTTGTCATCTTGTCATTAATTAACTCGCTGAAAGCATTTGATATTGTCTATGGAATGACGGGCGGTGGTCCGGCGCAATCCACACAAATGCTGGCATTATGGGCTTATACCCAAGCGATGCAGATTTATGATTTTGGTAAGGGTAGTGCAATATCTGTCGTGCTTTTAATTATCACATTAATGATTGTTATTCCATATATCCGCTGGAGTCAGAAAAAAGAGGAGTCACAGCAATGAGTATTCTGAGTGGATATTTCCGTCGCGCAGGTTCCGATAAATATGATCCTGTTCTGATTGGATTGTGGTTAACACTGATTATTTTCGTGGCAATATGGATCGCGCCGTTTATTTTTATTGTGTTCACATCGTTAAAATCGAATGCAACCGTCATGGGAACTTCTGCATTTTCTCCTCCCGCGGAATTAGATTGGAGTAACTACGCGAAGGCATGGGTGCGAGGCAATTTTAGTACGACATTTTTCAACAGTGCTTTCATCACACTCGTTAAAGTGCCACTAGGGCTATTGATATCATCGATGGCGGCATATGCATTGGCCAACATAACATTTAAAGGTAAAAAACTGATATTTCTTGCAATCGTATTTGGTACCATGATCCCATTTCAGGTGATGCTGGCGCCATTATTTGCTGTGGTCAATGGCCTTGGTCTTTTAAATACATATGCCGGTGTTATTTTACCTTATTTAGCTTTTGGTGTTCCTTATCAAGTTTTTATATTACATGGATTCTTTAAGAGTGTTCCGAAAGAGTTAAGCGAAGCAGCTTATATTGACGGCGCTTCCCACTTTACTATTTTCTGGAAAATATTCTTACCCGTCTCACTGCCAGTGTTATCTGCATTATTAATCCTTGATTTTGTTGCGACATGGAATGAATTTGCGATGGCACTGGTTCTTTTACAAGACAGCAGTAAATGGACACTGCCATTAGGTTTGATGTCATTCCAAGGGCAGTTTGCTAGCGACTACGGGCAATTAAATTCAGCAATTATTATGACTGTATTACCTGCAACTTTAGTGTACATGATTTTCCAACGATATTTTGTTAGTGGTTTAACATCAGGCGCAGTGAAGGAGTAACCATGAATAACAGTAATATAGTAACAAAATGGAATATATTTGAGCTTGTTTTATCTGGGCCTGCGAATGGTAATCCATATATTGAAGTAGATTTGTCCGCTACCATCTCTTTTAATAATCGTATTATTCAGGTGCCTGGTTTTTATGATGGAAAGGGTGTCTATAAAGTTCGATTTATGCCAGACACGGAAGGGCAATGGCTTGTTTCGACCCATTCCAATTGTACTGAACTGGATAAAATTGAAACTTCATTTGAGTGTGTCGCCGCCCGAGATGGCTTCCATGGCCCTGTGAAGGTTAATAATAAGTTCCATTTCTGTCATGCTGATGGTAAAGCTTATTTTCCTTTCGGCACCACTTGCTATGCCTGGACGCATCAACCACTAGCAATGCAGGAACAGACTTTAGCCACACTAGCAAAAACTAAATTCAATAAAATCCGCATGGGCGTTTTCCCAAAACATTATATTTATAGCGAAAATGAACCACTCCATAAAGCTTTTCAGAGAATTGATGGTGCGGAAAATTTTGATTATCCGAATTTTGACATGTTTCAACATTTTGAAAATCAGATCGCAGCATTAAATGAAATACACGTCGAAGCCGATGTAATTATTTTCCATCCGTATGACCGCTGGGATTATTGTGCCATGTCTGCGGAGCAGGACTTCCGATATTTAAAATATTTGGTTGCACGAATTGGTGCTTACGCGAATGTGTGGTGGTCACTGGCAAATGAATATGACTTTTTATTAGATGTGAAGCCAATTGCACAATGGGATCGTTACTTTCATATCATCGAGGAGAATGATCCCTATCGCCATCCCAAATCAATCCACAATGGTGAAGCAACCATGGATTTCAATCATCGGAAACCATGGGTTGATCATGTTTGTATTCAAAATTGGGATACCAAACGTACAGCTGAATGGCGCGAAGCATGGGGTAAACCCATTGTGAATGATGAACCGGAATATGAAGGTAATATTCCACGGCCATGGGGCAATATCACGGCGCAGGAATTGGTGCATCGTTTCTGGACAACGGTTATGCGCGGGGGTTATGCCGGTCATGGCGAAACCTTCATGCATGAAAAAGATCTGCTTTGGTGGGCAAAAGGTGGTGAATTGCGAGGCGAGAGTTGGAAGCGTATTGGCTTCCTGCGTGATTTACTCGAAGCCGATGTGAAGAACGGGCTGACGCCTATCGTTCCGGCACAACACTGGGAATATACCCGTGTTTCTGGTGCCATTGATGGTGACGTTCGCTTTATTTATTTCGGCGAACATCAGCCAGTAGAGTGGGCAGTTGGGTTGCCTGTAGAAGATGGCGATTACGAAATCGATCTGATTGATCCGTGGAATATGACCATCAAGCGAATAGAGAAAGCGCCATTACCTGTGTCACCTGCATTACGACAAAAAGGTGGCGCGATCGTGGGAGGCGCGCCTGAGGCTGCCTTCGGAGTCCAACTTCCGGGAATACCGTATATGGCGATCCGGATACGAAAAAAATAATTTGTCTCTCGATATTGGACTTTTATTAAGGAATGCAGAAATGTCTAACGTCTCTATTCGTAATGTAAAAAAATCATATGAGAAAACGCATGTTATTCATGGTGTTTCGGTCGATATAGAAGATGGTGAATTTGTTATTCTGGTAGGCCCATCGGGTTGCGGAAAATCAACGTTATTACGGATGATTGCAGGCTTAGAAGCGATTACAGGCGGTGAAATTGCTATTGGAGACAAGGTCGTTAACGATCTTGCTCCTAAAGATCGCGATATCGCTATGGTGTTTCAAAACTACGCGTTATACCCGCAAATGACGGTAGCTGAAAATATGGCTTTTTCGTTAAAATTGGCCGGGGCATCCAAAGCGAAAATTGATCTGAAAGTGAAAG
This window contains:
- a CDS encoding carbohydrate ABC transporter permease; amino-acid sequence: MSILSGYFRRAGSDKYDPVLIGLWLTLIIFVAIWIAPFIFIVFTSLKSNATVMGTSAFSPPAELDWSNYAKAWVRGNFSTTFFNSAFITLVKVPLGLLISSMAAYALANITFKGKKLIFLAIVFGTMIPFQVMLAPLFAVVNGLGLLNTYAGVILPYLAFGVPYQVFILHGFFKSVPKELSEAAYIDGASHFTIFWKIFLPVSLPVLSALLILDFVATWNEFAMALVLLQDSSKWTLPLGLMSFQGQFASDYGQLNSAIIMTVLPATLVYMIFQRYFVSGLTSGAVKE
- a CDS encoding DUF5060 domain-containing protein — translated: MNNSNIVTKWNIFELVLSGPANGNPYIEVDLSATISFNNRIIQVPGFYDGKGVYKVRFMPDTEGQWLVSTHSNCTELDKIETSFECVAARDGFHGPVKVNNKFHFCHADGKAYFPFGTTCYAWTHQPLAMQEQTLATLAKTKFNKIRMGVFPKHYIYSENEPLHKAFQRIDGAENFDYPNFDMFQHFENQIAALNEIHVEADVIIFHPYDRWDYCAMSAEQDFRYLKYLVARIGAYANVWWSLANEYDFLLDVKPIAQWDRYFHIIEENDPYRHPKSIHNGEATMDFNHRKPWVDHVCIQNWDTKRTAEWREAWGKPIVNDEPEYEGNIPRPWGNITAQELVHRFWTTVMRGGYAGHGETFMHEKDLLWWAKGGELRGESWKRIGFLRDLLEADVKNGLTPIVPAQHWEYTRVSGAIDGDVRFIYFGEHQPVEWAVGLPVEDGDYEIDLIDPWNMTIKRIEKAPLPVSPALRQKGGAIVGGAPEAAFGVQLPGIPYMAIRIRKK